In Gemmatimonadota bacterium, a single genomic region encodes these proteins:
- a CDS encoding AarF/ABC1/UbiB kinase family protein, producing the protein MRRLSRAVSVFVGLSPILLAFLRDRRSWILFGRPTVRSPEHHLARAKRLTARLAALGPTFVKLAQLLSARADILPEPYLSEISRLQDQVPPDPLSEVKAVIEAELGAPVAELFQEFREEPIATASLGQVYRARVNDQDVVVKVLRPGVEAAIALDLDISFRLMFWLNILFPNHHVRGLTNVIREFSVRVRAEMDFRIEAQNIARFQRVFSGDSKVRAPAVLEEFTRRRVLVMEHCHGTKIDQLHDLFSSGRLSFKRIMESLTGVYLRMMLVDGFMHADPHPGNLLVQDDGTLIVLDWGAVLDVPRWTRESILSAALALGREDIEGVINEMYRLGMISPEVPRGDIREAAAEILRIVKRAQTTNRQRIVQEIVAELLDTFYTWPLVLPQELVYFLRTGALIEGLAFRYDSNFDGLAFIQGVVREHRSELLESIGRQPTQMAKSFVDEAQSAIRSVRDLVTRAEREELRVRVHPRDMQSQERFLHLQARRLLLSIFATATAVITSILFIALRNWWLLGAGLLIALTMFVVVLFIPIHLLENPLRHARGVRPDDWR; encoded by the coding sequence GTGAGACGCCTGAGTCGCGCCGTCTCGGTGTTCGTCGGCTTGAGCCCGATCTTGCTCGCCTTCCTGCGAGATCGTCGTTCGTGGATCCTCTTCGGGCGACCCACGGTGCGGAGTCCGGAGCACCACCTCGCCAGGGCGAAGCGCCTGACGGCCCGCCTCGCGGCTCTCGGCCCGACGTTCGTGAAGCTGGCGCAGCTGCTCTCGGCCAGGGCGGACATCCTCCCCGAGCCCTACCTGTCGGAGATCAGCCGCCTTCAGGATCAAGTTCCGCCAGACCCGCTGTCCGAGGTCAAGGCGGTGATCGAGGCGGAGCTGGGGGCCCCGGTGGCCGAGCTCTTCCAGGAATTCCGCGAAGAGCCGATCGCGACCGCGAGCCTGGGTCAGGTCTACCGCGCCCGCGTGAACGATCAGGACGTCGTGGTGAAGGTCTTGCGTCCGGGCGTCGAGGCGGCCATCGCGCTGGACCTCGACATCTCGTTCCGGCTGATGTTCTGGCTGAACATTCTCTTCCCGAACCATCACGTGCGAGGACTCACCAACGTGATCCGTGAGTTCTCGGTACGCGTCCGCGCGGAGATGGATTTCCGCATCGAGGCGCAGAACATCGCGCGCTTCCAAAGGGTGTTTTCGGGGGATAGCAAGGTGCGTGCGCCTGCGGTGTTGGAGGAGTTCACGCGTCGGCGCGTGCTGGTGATGGAGCACTGTCACGGCACAAAGATCGATCAACTCCACGATCTCTTTTCGTCCGGCAGGTTGTCCTTCAAGCGCATCATGGAATCGCTGACCGGCGTCTACCTGCGCATGATGCTGGTAGACGGATTCATGCACGCCGACCCACATCCCGGCAACCTGCTCGTGCAGGACGACGGCACCCTGATCGTGCTCGACTGGGGCGCGGTCCTCGACGTGCCACGCTGGACCCGAGAGTCGATCCTCAGCGCCGCGCTCGCTCTTGGGCGGGAAGACATCGAAGGCGTCATCAACGAGATGTATCGCCTCGGAATGATCAGTCCCGAAGTGCCGCGCGGGGACATCCGGGAGGCGGCAGCCGAGATCCTGCGCATCGTGAAGCGCGCGCAGACCACGAACCGGCAGCGCATCGTTCAGGAGATCGTCGCCGAGCTTCTCGACACCTTCTATACCTGGCCCCTCGTGCTGCCGCAGGAGCTCGTGTACTTCCTCCGGACCGGTGCCCTCATCGAGGGGCTCGCGTTCCGCTACGACTCCAACTTCGACGGGCTCGCCTTCATCCAGGGAGTGGTGCGCGAGCACCGGTCGGAACTGCTCGAGTCGATCGGCCGGCAGCCGACTCAGATGGCCAAGAGCTTCGTGGACGAGGCGCAGAGCGCTATTCGGTCCGTGCGCGATCTGGTCACCCGGGCTGAGCGCGAGGAACTTCGGGTGCGAGTGCATCCTCGGGACATGCAGTCCCAGGAGCGATTCCTGCACCTGCAGGCGCGCCGGCTTCTGCTCAGCATCTTCGCGACCGCGACGGCGGTCATCACGTCGATCCTGTTCATCGCGTTGCGGAACTGGTGGCTGCTGGGCGCCGGCCTGCTCATTGCCTTGACCATGTTCGTCGTGGTCTTGTTCATCCCGATACACCTGCTCGAGAACCCCCTGAGACACGCGCGCGGAGTGCGTCCCGATGATTGGAGATGA